CCTTTGGGCATCCACTTCTACTACAGATGCGATCGCTTCCAACTCTTTTTGACTAGGGCGAGGGTTAAAATGAAATCTTTCCCACCGTGCCACTACAGCACCAATCCCAGCTAAACCACCCAACCCAGCAGGAGATAAATGGTTAGCACGTCTAAACCGACCTAGAAAATGACTTAGGCTTTCCCCTGGATAGGGTTCTATAATAAAAAGCCAAGGCTTAACATCTGGTGTTGTCATCACTTGTACTCTTTCGCCACTTCCTGTAAAACAGCCTTATCAATCTTCTTAAATCCCTTAGATAAAGAACGAATCGCTGTTTCCCTGAGAATCTCATCCAGGCGGCCAATGTAACCTTCAGTTGCTGATGTGAGAATCCGCAGCATATCCTTGCTAGTTAAATTAGAAGAAACAGGCAGTTTCAAAACTCTATCTTCCCAGGCTTGCACAGTATCTTGAAAATCTTTCCCCGATAACTTGCCGAAGCGATGACAAGCCCGAAAGCGGTTATAGACTTGTTCATCTCGCTTGATTACTGCCTCCAAGCGGTCTGTTCCCACCAATACCACAGCAATTCCTAACTTGTCATAAATATCTCGCACCTCAGCAAACGTCTCAGGTTTGAGGCGATCAGCTTCATCAATAATCAGCATTTCTACCCCACACCCCTTGAGTACCTCCATCGCCCTCCCACGAAAATCAGAAACAGTTCCCTTTGTTGCTCGAAACTTAAGATACTCAATCATCTCCTTGAATAAATCCTTAGAGCCGCATTTTTGCGGAGGCTGAATATAAACTACAGGCACAATCGGGGGTCGCCCAACTTCTTGCTGTGGCTTTTGCCTGTACCTATAGGCATCACAGGCAACCGTCTTGCCAGTCCGTGATTCCCCAACGACTCGACAAGATTGCCGTGCTTTACGCTTGCCATCCAACCAATCATGGAGAGTTTTTACCTGCTGTAAAGGCACAATACTCTTACCCTTGAGACGAGCAATTTCAGCTTGCAACCACTCATCATCTGGTTTTACCCCACCCAACTGCTTGGCGATCGCTTGAGCTTCTGTCATTGTTTAAAACCCGTATTCTTCACGAAGTTGTTCATAGTCCCACACTTCCATGTCTTCGTATTGGGAGTGAACCGTTTCTGTAGATTCCACTTCATCTGGTTCAACTACTTGGGAAGACAAGGATTCAGTTTTACTTTCGTCAACCCCAGCAGATCGCAAAACCGCCTGTTCCAATTTTTGACGCTCCTTACGGCTTTTCTTGGTTGCGACAAGAGCATCGCGGTCAACAACTTCTTGCAATAATGATTGGTTACTGATAGTTTTGCCTGCGTTACGGAGTCTGCGACTTGCTGCCTCAGCCTCATCTAATGCCAGTTGCTCTGTCTCCAAACCTTGAGCGTGAGCGCGGGTGAGAAATACTTCCTGATTGTTTTCCTGGCGATAAACCAAAATTGTTGTAATGTCTCTGGGGTCAAATCTTAAGTTGACAGTTTCCCCTGCATAACCTGCCAGATATTCTCCTCGATACATCAAATTCTGGAACTGCAAGCAACCACCTCTTTGTACAGTACGCCGTGACTGCTTCATTAAACAGATATCCAAATCTCGTTCTGGTATTGGTACTGGTACTGTGGGCAATCCTGCTTCCCAACGCTCAAAGCGAGTTTGATCGCCCATCCGAGCATCAATACTTTGGTTGTAACGGTCAACGATATAGCGTATAAGTAGCTGTTCTAGTTCCCTTAGAGTGAGCCTTGCGTCTTTTTCCGCATCTTTTGGGCGTTCCTGCACATTAGATCCGGTGTACCCAGGAAGCGTTGAAAATAGTTGGTCATTCAATGTTTTGAAAGGACGTTCTACTACTCCACCTTCAGAAGGGCGATCGCGTAAATGGCAGACAAATCCTAATTGCGCTCCAATCTGACTCAAGTGGTTAGAGCGAAAGTCTTTACCGCCATCAGTATAAAAATGTTCTGGCTTACCATAGGTTCCCCACTCACAATGCAGTTTGTACTCGAAACCGTACTGTTTGGGTAGAATTGCATGGCGTAACGCTAATGCTACTACCCCAGAACTAGGTGCATCAAAGCCCAAGTTGATACCCATAATGCAACGAGAGTAAGTATCAATTACTGTTGTTAGCCAGGGACGACTTAGTAATTCACCATGTTGATCCACGAGCAACACATCTACGCGGGTATGGTCACATTGCCAAACATGGTTACTGTAATCAACTGATAAATCTTTCCCTTCACGGGTTTTAACTGAAAGCGTAGTTCCTCTCCATCCAGGGCTACGAATACTCTTGGCTTTTTCTTGCTTTTCTAATATGGGCGCTAATACCCGTAACACGGTTTTGTAATTGGGTGGCTTAGAGTCCTTTAACTCACGGGCTTTAGCCTCGACTCTGAGAGCAACTTGTTTAGGGGTCATACGTTTACTACCCTTGTTACCCTCGTTGTAGGTTTTGGTAATGAATTTTTCCCAAAACTCACCAATGCGATGTTTTCCTTTATCAGCCCTACCTGTTTGAGTGAGTCCGACTAAGCCATCGTGTTCCCAGTTTTTCACCAACCTTTGTACCGTTCGTAACGATACACCTAGTTTCTCTGCTGCTTCCCGCAACTTTTGTCCATAGGTTGTGCGATCGCAGGGTTCTAGTAAACTTTGGATTACCTCTAGCTTGAGTTGGGCTTCCTCTGAGAGTTGTGTGGCAATTACATTCTTCTCAAGAGTTATATCGCTTTCTCCTAGTAAGCCTTCTATAGGAATTGCCGAGGGATGAACAGCTAAATCAGGATTTTGCTGACTGTTCATAATGCGAAGCTTTTTTATAAAAACATATTGTTATTCTACTTAAACAGAAAGCGACAGTCAATTTGTCATTATGAAAATACACAAAAGCTTTTTTATCTCTGATGAAGCGACAGCTAATTTGTCACTATTACCCAAAATGACAGCTAATCTGTCACTGTCAAGATGTTATCCTAATACTACTAAAACGCTGTAACCTATACCGAGCAAGATTTTAATGGATGACATTAATTTGTCTCGACGACATATAATTAGTCACTGTACATTTTTGTACAATGACAAATAATTAGTTAATGTACAATAATTTTTGCATACTTAAAAACAGTAAAGTTCGGTTAAGAGAAAATATTGAATACTTTGGTGATAAAGGATATCAAGGAATTCAGAAAGTTCATGCTAAAAGTAGGACATTTTTACTCAGGTTGATTAAGCGGACACGATTTCAACTAAAAACCAATACGGTTTAGTTAGCCATAAAAACCTTAAGTTCTGTAGCGACTGTCTTAAAAGTCAAGCGATCGTTAACAAAAAACCGGTACTCTTAACATTGACGCAACTGTGGAACGCTGCGCTAGATTCTGCGGTGGCTGGTACGGGCAAAAAGACTTGTGGCTCTTGGTTAAGATGGTAGCAGCCCGCACCAGCCACTCCGCTTCGCCGCAGAATCTTCCCCCAGTTGCTGGATTTCCCATGGAGATAAAAAAGAGCATAAAAAGTTGACCCAAATGCCACAATGGGATCATCGGGGGGACTATTCCAAAGTATAAAAACGTTGAGTTGTGATTAAGCGTTGGCAATGGGTTGTAAGTTTTCAGTTACACGCCAAGGCAAATTATCTCGAACCATTGCATTTAGAATAACTAACATTTTATGAACGCAAGCAGTGAGAGCTAATTTTTTCGATTTACCACGTTCGATAAGGCGCTCATAAAAGGCCTTGATAACCGGATTATGAACCATAGCAACAACAGCACCCATATAAAGAGTGGCACGAACATGAGCGCGACCGCCATTAATCATGCGCTTACCTTTGTGTTGACCACTATCATGATTAATTGGTGCAACACCAACTAAGCGAGAAATTTGTTTGGCAGTGAGTTGACCCAGTTCTGGTAAATCCGAAACCAGAGTTGTCGAAATTACTTGACCAATACCAGGAGTACTTTTAAGTAAATTAACTTTATCAATCCATTGAAGATTGTTTTGCGTCAATTCGGCAATTTTTTGATTGAGTTGTTTGAGGTGTTCTTCCAGGTATTCAATATGAGCCTCAATATCTGCCAAGGCTTGGCCACGAGTGAGTGAGCGGCGATTCTTTTCGGCTGTCTGCATCTCCACTAATTGTCGTCTGCGACTAATTAATTCCGATAATTGACGCGCCGTTTCGGATTGAATGGCTAAAACTTGGGGTTTCATCGCTTCGCCAAAATGTGCCAATATTTGTGCATCAATAGCATCAGTTTTGGCCAGCTTACCCGTAGCTTTAGCAAAATCTCGTCCTTGACGGGGATTAATTAATGCTACTGGTAAAAGTGCAGCTTGCAATTGGATTACTAGTTCAGTTTCTAATCCTCCGGTTGCTTCTAGTACAATCAGATTTAAACTATAGGACAAGAGTAGCTTCACTAGATTTGATATTTCTGATTCTGTATTTGCCACAATCATAGCTTTACCCAGAGGACGGATATAAACATCTAATGTGGCTTTACTCACATCAATACCTACCCATTGAGCAATATTTTCCATATTTCACTCTCACGGATTGTGTTTGTTATAGTTGATTCTCATCCCCTTGATTACACTCATCCTTGCACGATACGGACTGTATCATCTAAATATCAGTATTGAAATTTTTGCCCCTGGCGACTGTTCGAGTTCTGTCAAAGAGATTGTTGTAGTGACCCATGCTACAAAGCGGTCTTTCTTGACCAAGGTTGGGACGGTCTACTACTATTTCTAAGATACAAGGTTGGGTTGAGGAACGAAACCCAACATTTTCATAGCTTTGTTTGGCTGCGCTTTGCTT
The Nostoc punctiforme PCC 73102 genome window above contains:
- a CDS encoding Mu transposase C-terminal domain-containing protein; translated protein: MNSQQNPDLAVHPSAIPIEGLLGESDITLEKNVIATQLSEEAQLKLEVIQSLLEPCDRTTYGQKLREAAEKLGVSLRTVQRLVKNWEHDGLVGLTQTGRADKGKHRIGEFWEKFITKTYNEGNKGSKRMTPKQVALRVEAKARELKDSKPPNYKTVLRVLAPILEKQEKAKSIRSPGWRGTTLSVKTREGKDLSVDYSNHVWQCDHTRVDVLLVDQHGELLSRPWLTTVIDTYSRCIMGINLGFDAPSSGVVALALRHAILPKQYGFEYKLHCEWGTYGKPEHFYTDGGKDFRSNHLSQIGAQLGFVCHLRDRPSEGGVVERPFKTLNDQLFSTLPGYTGSNVQERPKDAEKDARLTLRELEQLLIRYIVDRYNQSIDARMGDQTRFERWEAGLPTVPVPIPERDLDICLMKQSRRTVQRGGCLQFQNLMYRGEYLAGYAGETVNLRFDPRDITTILVYRQENNQEVFLTRAHAQGLETEQLALDEAEAASRRLRNAGKTISNQSLLQEVVDRDALVATKKSRKERQKLEQAVLRSAGVDESKTESLSSQVVEPDEVESTETVHSQYEDMEVWDYEQLREEYGF
- a CDS encoding IS110 family transposase; the protein is MENIAQWVGIDVSKATLDVYIRPLGKAMIVANTESEISNLVKLLLSYSLNLIVLEATGGLETELVIQLQAALLPVALINPRQGRDFAKATGKLAKTDAIDAQILAHFGEAMKPQVLAIQSETARQLSELISRRRQLVEMQTAEKNRRSLTRGQALADIEAHIEYLEEHLKQLNQKIAELTQNNLQWIDKVNLLKSTPGIGQVISTTLVSDLPELGQLTAKQISRLVGVAPINHDSGQHKGKRMINGGRAHVRATLYMGAVVAMVHNPVIKAFYERLIERGKSKKLALTACVHKMLVILNAMVRDNLPWRVTENLQPIANA
- a CDS encoding TniB family NTP-binding protein — encoded protein: MTEAQAIAKQLGGVKPDDEWLQAEIARLKGKSIVPLQQVKTLHDWLDGKRKARQSCRVVGESRTGKTVACDAYRYRQKPQQEVGRPPIVPVVYIQPPQKCGSKDLFKEMIEYLKFRATKGTVSDFRGRAMEVLKGCGVEMLIIDEADRLKPETFAEVRDIYDKLGIAVVLVGTDRLEAVIKRDEQVYNRFRACHRFGKLSGKDFQDTVQAWEDRVLKLPVSSNLTSKDMLRILTSATEGYIGRLDEILRETAIRSLSKGFKKIDKAVLQEVAKEYK